The Pieris brassicae chromosome W, ilPieBrab1.1, whole genome shotgun sequence region CAGCCAAAAACTGCAAGGCAATATAAGGATTTTATAAATGAGTATAAAGACTTAGGGCACATGTCTTTCATAGAAAACAAGGGTCCGGAGATTGGGTATTACTTACCTCATCATTGTGTTACCCGGGAACATTCGGAAACTACAAAGCTGCGTGTTGTATTCAATGGATCAGCAAAGACATCAACGGGACTTAGTTTAAACGACGTAATGTATACAGGTCCCAACCTACAACAAGACTTACAATCCCTTATATTAAAGTGGAGAAGATTCCGATATGTATACACCGCAGACGTggagaaaatgtttagaaatattGACATTTTTGAGTGCGATCGGAAAATGCAAAGAATTATTTGGCGAAATTCACAAGGTCGACCGTTACAGGAATATGAATTGACAACCGTAACGTATGGCACAAAAGCGGCGCCCTTTTTAGCCATGATGACTTTAAAACAGCTAGCTATGGATGAAAGACCTCGGTTTCCACGGGCAGCGGAAATCACATTTTATACAGATGACTTAATATATGGGGCCCATTCTATAGAAGAAGGATGCAGCATGGTAACGGAGTTACAGGATTTGTTGCAGTCAGGGGGTTTTACTTTAAGAAAATGGGCTTCCAATGAACCAAGAATACTGAAAGAGATTtcggaaaaaattaaccgAGATCAAAACCAGcaaatatttacgtttaaagGAGAtcttatttcaaaaacattaGGGGTATACTGGAACCCGAAAGAAGACTGCTTTATGTTTCAATCGTCATTTGATTTCTCGAATAAGACGACCAAAAGAGCGCTTCTATCAGATATATCGAAGCTGTTTGACCCACTGGGTTGGTTAGCTCCTGCAATTACagctatgaaaataatttttcaagaaGTATGGAAGCAAAACATTAAGTGGGATGATCAAATCCCTACttctattttgaaaaaatggaagcaatttaaagaagaaatagaactaagtatttctaaaataaggATCCCGAGGTGGTTGCAAACTAGTCCGGACAGCACATTAGAGCTACATGGATTTTGTGATGCATCAAATAAAGCATATGCCGCAGTTATTTACTGTCGAATAAACAACAAGGTTTCATTGGTGGCAGCCAAAACAAAATTGGTACCCGTTAAAGGAAAAATCTCTATTCCGAGAGGTGAATTATGTGGAGCGGTTTTATTAACAAAgctgtttaataaagttaaagcaTGTTTagggtataataaaattaaatgttacggTTGGACGGATTCCATGGTAACCTTGGGGTGGATACAGGGACAGCCTGAGAAATGGAAGCCATTTGTAAGCAACAGAGTCAAGCAAATTGTTCAAGATATGCCGTCAAACACGTGGCGCTATGTTAAATCAGAGGAAAACCCCGCAGACTGCGCCAGTCGTGGTATTTCCGTCAAACAACTTGAAATGCACTCTTTATGGTGGAATGGTCCATCATGGCTTCCTTTATATAGGAATGACAAGGAAACTCAGTCATATTTTACGaaggaagaagaaaaaaatcaatatttagttaatatagtACAAGGTACAGATAACACAGTAAAGGGAATAATACAAAACTGCAGTAGTTTCTCACGGGCAATCAGGATAGTTGCTTGGATATTACGGcttttaccaagaaataaggATAAAAGGGAACGATACCTTACATTAGCTGAAGTCAAGGAAGCGAAACGGAAGATAATTCGCAACGTACAAGAAGACGACTTCTTCTATGAGATAGAAAAGTTGAGAAGAAAGGAGAGCATTAATAAAAGTACACTAATTGCATTGAATCCATATCTTGGACAGGATGGCCTTCTTCGTGTGGGGGGAAGGTTGCGAAATGCCTTCATTAGTAAAGACATGCAACATCCCATTATAATTTCACATACTGGTAGGCTGACTGACTTAATAATAGACCAAGCGCATAAGCTTACCTTTCATGGCGGCCCTCGCCTAACATTATCACTTATCAGACAGAAGTACTGGATTGTGGGCGGTAATAGAGCAGTAAAGAGGCAATTGAGATTATGTGTAACATGTGTTAAAAACAACCCTCGGATGCAATATCAAATAATGGGCGACTTGCCCGAAGCTCGGTGTAATCCGGCGCGACCCTTTAAGCATACTGGAGTTGACTTCACGGGATATATCCTAATAAAAAGTAGCAAAGGACGAGGAATCAAGTGCACAAAAGGTTACATAGCCGTATTTATATGCATGGCTACAAAGGCAGTGCATTTAGAAGTAGTATCTGATTTAACCACCTCGGCCTTTCTAGCAGCATTGAAAAGAATGGCGGCCCGAAGAGGGACTCCGGAACATATTTATAGTGATAATGGCACAAATTTTATTGGTGCCAATCGTGTACTTGACTCCGGGTATGACGAATTAAAACGAGTATTCGCAGAAGAACAATTTGCCACCACAATTACGGATATGGAAATAAACTGGCATTTCAATGCACCTGCATGGCCCTCTGCTGGCGGATTATGGGAAGCAGCTGTTAAAAGCTTAAAGGCTCATACAAAGAAGGTAATCGGGGATCAAAAATTCACATATGAAGAACTTTCGACACTCGTAGCGCAGTTAGAAACCTGTTTAAATACTAGGCCTCTATGTCCAATTTCAGAAGATCCGGAggatattaattttctaacaCCAGCTCATTTCTTAACTGGGGGCCCTACACTTTCATTATTGCCCACCGAAAATGACTTAAGAACGAGATGGTACTTAGTGGAGAAAACTTTCCAAGACATATGGAAGAGGTGGCAATCGGAATACTTGCCTACATTGACATCTCGAAGTAAATGGCAAAAACCACgagaaaacttaaaattacaagACTTGGTCGCTATTCACGACGCGAATATTCCTCCCGGAAAATGGGCTATGGGCAGAGTTGTAGAATTACATCCAGGCACTGATAATATCGTCAGAGTAGTTTCGCTAAAGACAAAGAACGGAGTAATCAAACGGCCAATTGTCAAATTAAGTCCCTTGCCAGTGCAGAACAGCAGTAAAGAAGCAGCCGAAAACGAATCAAACATATCTGCAAAACCACGGCCCATACTACGAAAGGGTCTCGGTAACGTTTTAGCGATAATGctttcgtttatattttttttaacatacgtATCAGCTACGCATccggaaaattataatataagtacatTCAACAATAATAAGGGGTTATACTTAgacaaaataagtaatatgcAATTAATTCAGGAAAAATGGAGAATCGTTGTCTACTATGACATGAAACCCTATTGGGAAGGTGAAAAGGCATtcgaacaatattataaaactttacaagGCATGTGTTCTGCCCTCGATGAAAAAACACATTGCGAAATTACTATGAATCAATTACGTCATAGCTTCGAGGAACTCAAATACTACGATCAGGTGTTGCTTACGCAGCACCCGGGCACGCGCTCGAAGCGGCGTCGGCGCGGCCTTATCAACGGTGTCGGATACGCGGCACACTCCTTATTCGGAGTATTGGACGAATCATTCGCTGAACAATATCAAAAGGATATCTCTTTAGTTAAAGAGAATGAGCAGCATTTGGCAAACCTGTGGAAAAATCAGACATCAGTTCTGGAAGCGGAGTACAATCTCATGAAGCGGTCAGaggaagaaaattataatttacgaaaattaataaatcgacACGCAAATGAAGTTAAGAAGGCAATTACTACTCAAGTCACTGAAATCAATAGACTAGAGCGCATTACTCAGTTTACTCTTGACAGCATTTCAGCAACAAACGTACTTGCTAATTTAAGGAATATGCAGGAGTATCTGATTGACACCATCACCGATATTTACCATGGTCGATTTAATTTTCACCTTATTTCGTCGGAACAATTACGCagggaattaaatataatatccaaTCATATTTCAACAGATCTTTCTTTGCCAATTAATAATAGTCAAAAACAATTtggcaatatatataaatttttaagagTTAAGGCAAGGATGCTTTATGAGCAATTAATATTGGAAATCTCGGTTCCGCTTGTCAGCCGAGATGATTTTGAAATCTATAATGTGATTTCTGTTCCTTATAAGAGTGACGCACTTACGATGGTCAAAATTGTCCCTATTTCAGATCTCGTCgcaataaacaaagaaaaaaattcatacataCAGATGTCAGAAAATGAATTGCTATCAAGTTGTGATTATTATtccgatatttattattgtaacctacctaaactgttttataatatgaaaccAGAAGATAGCTTATGTAAGACAGGAATGAAAAAGCAATGTCAGGTTGAGAAAATGCCATGCGATAACGAGTGGATTGACCTGAATAAaaagaatacatatttatacttttgttGTGATCGGTGTCCATTACATATTATGTGTGGCGATCAAATTTCTGCAGAACAATTAAATACGACTGGATTAATAAGCATAGGTCATGGTTGCATGTTACGCAACAAGAAAGGTGTCATTTATGCTCATAACGAGTATCAGAATGTGCTCAAGACTGGACCAATGGTTTATTCGCCTTATATggattcaattaataatatgataaatgtGTCCTTATCCTCGGATGTTattgaaaattcaaaaaacaaCTACACAATTAATAGTCTTGATAAAATAGGCACGGATCTGGAAGATATGCGAAAGGAGGCTCCCATAATTAGTAGTGTGACATTTCACGACGTACATCAGTATATTGCCTTATACTCTATTTTGGGCATCTTCGTCGTGGTAGGAGCGATTCTATTGTTGCGGAGGTTTCGTCGAGCAGGTACGGTAGCACCTGTCCAGCAGATACCATCTGGCCAAGCAACAATTCCAATACAGAAAACAATTGATGGGCAGCAGGAGACGTCGATAGCGGCATTGGCAGCAGCAGTGGCAGCCAGTCTCGCAATGGGCTCTACAGAACCCACCCGGGACCGGACTCCGATAGGTCTTAGTGTTAGTGATAGTGCCGTGGATTGGTGTAGGAAGTGTTAGCATAAGTTTAGAGACTTTAAGTACCTCCTAGAGACTATTAAGCACGTAATGGATTCATCTTGTAAAGCACTACATATTCATCTTGCACTTTTTGCCTGGGGGAGTATGTacgagccaaagctgtacattttgctcactcaggctatcttagaattataagcgtgatgatccctatgtacgtgccaaggttcgtacattcttgctcgtttacaagcttgacaaattcctatgtttgtacgtgccatggatgtacatttcgatcacttataagcgtgacgatttcccaaatcgtcggagttacaccccgagagcatagccagacgtaggcactctctttgactgttaaattgtattcattcggtatatagcaattagcacgtcattatttcgctcatattctattgtaacacgcgagtggtaaatatagagtaaatcaataaatctctattatttgaagcatcccgttgacccaggaaccgtacacaTATAGTGATTCAGCTCTATTGTTTGCGCCGCTTCCggatatttatgtatgaaggCCTTTGCattcttgttttttatataaatcgcgGTGCAAGGCGACGACGCAGCTCCAAATATCACCGATGACATTCTATATTCCTTCACTGGCGCTTCCTTGTCTTTCCGCCATAGGAACCTGAGACTGTCTCTATCTTCTGCAGATATTTTCACCTGcagaaacatttcttttatatcggCCGCTACCGCTACGGGACCTTGACGGAAGCAAAGTAGCACTCCAAATATTGACTGCAGTAAGTCCGGACCGGACAGCAGAACGTCATTGAGGCTGACTCCATTGTATTTAGCCGCGGCGTCGAAGACAATTCTCAGCTTCTTTTTAAGGGGGTGAACCACTGGAAAGTGAGGCAGGTACCACTTTTTGTTGGATGTGCAGTCGGCTGGTGCTTCTTCAGCATAGTTACTTTTCAAAAGATTCTCTTTCTGCGcgctatattaattttttaatttagcgtCCTTAcgcagttttttttctattccttGAAATCTGTTGAAAGCTGCTGCGTAATTGTTTGGAAGTTGTGTGTCGTCCATTTTCCACAATAGTCCGACCTCGTATTTGCCATCTTCCAATTGTCGACTGGTTCTTTCTAATATTTCAAGCGCTCGCTGTTCTATATCCGTTGAAGGCTTCTTCGGCTGAACCCCCAAGGactcaatattaaaatgttcccTCACCAGCTGATCTATTTTATCTTCGACGACGCTTGCGTGTGCACATGTGTTCACATAATTGATTGGTGACACGCCGCTGCTGTCGGAACCGTGAAGAACCCATCCTAACTTTGTTCGTGACGCCACCGGCTGCCCTGGCTTCCCACGTCGTATTCGTAACGAGACAATGTCAACAAGTTTGcacgttttccgcgaaaaaaataccctttgtcgctactcctcttttcgaaaacactcttcttgaagccacagccagcatcggaatacttagcgttgacatatcgaacgacgttcagtttcgcggtcatttggagggaaaggctaaattagcctccaaaaagcttggtgtgctcagcaaggcgataCTTCACTCCAGGCCaacgcttgcaactctataaagcgcaaatacggccccacatggaatactgttctcacctctgggcgggggctccccagtaccagctccttccacttgaccgtatccaacgaagagcggttcgaatcgtcgatgaccaatccctctccgagcggctcgatcctttggcgttgcgtagagatgtggggtaaCTCTGCaccttctaccgcatttactatggagagtgttcagaggagttgttcggattaatacctgcagctgagtttcagcatcagacgtcgaggcaaaatacaaaattccacccgtatcacctcgacgtccgacgttccacgactgagcgtttttcaaggcaatttttgccgtgcaccaccgctatgtggaaccagctgcccaccgaagtatttccgaaccaattcgagttagggtccttcaagaaaagagcgtacaaattcttaaaaggccggcaacgcactcgcgtgccctctggcattgagagtgtccatgggcggcggtatcacttaacatcaggtgagcctcctgcccgtttgccccctatttgataaaaaaaaaataaccgcGATAAGCAATATCGCGAAGACATGACCGGATAAACTCCATCGTATGGTCTACATACTTAGATGTGAACGCCAGTTAAATGAATCTTTttgggttttaatttaaacactcACCTCAAGGTTACAATTAAGAAACACAGAGCGGATGCGGCATTTAATTACGAATTACGATTTATTACTGTATATCATAGGCAAACAATCTTAATACAATTCGACTTGTTCTTAGAGGTTATGGTGAAACTGGCGTATTACGCTCATTGCCAGgctatgaaatattttcattgataattaatttagatagtGAAGatcttatacatttatatgagGAAGAGGTAAAACCGCATTTACACAGATTTTATAAACCAAACAAAATGTGCTaattgaatatcgatctttaattaactactttactgagACACATACACACAATTGCACCAAccatgtttaataatattcaattaattaattaggtatGAAGAGcatataacaaagaaaaacaattaaacattgttccttaaaatataatatatttttttctgattgTTATCACTTATTTATACCTCTACATCAATACATAGATCTGCAAAAGTTGTGGAACGcggtcaaggtgatacggatagTATGTTGTATTCTGCCTACTTGAGCCGAAAATTTATTCAAGTACTTATAGGACCCCAGACTATTTTCATATTCGATTTAAACCAAACGTGGAGTGTCCatcctttattttaatattaaataactacacCTCTTCtcgtctcttggtgcagacatcccgtacaTATATAAAGTACGGGATGTATGCTACTACGTATCCGTAGTATTGTTAGTAGTTCTtcctttttcatatatttagttatctagtgcagcttggtaatacatatacatacactatacagatactcctaacatttattacatataaatagaaatgcacctgtttcaataataattccaTCTTATATATAGGTCAGTCTGCATGATGCTGTCACAACAACAAGCGTTCCGATATAAATAGGTTATatgataagaaaataatttatcaataaaatgatTTCTAAAGGTCAGTCACGCGTTTTCCTTTTTCGGATCATGTCGAGTAGTGATCTGGAGTAGcggtttgaatttcgaattatgtcaattagtgctttgatgtatttttggaatttaaaatttattataactatcgAATCATCTCCGATTGTGCTTTGGTGTaattttcgaatttcgaatgatattaaaaagtactttgctgtgtgaatttgaatttacatTCACATTAGTGctttggtgtttttttttaatttggaatgAATGCTACTTGTTATCTAAAATCTACTCGATCCACGTTTCGTTCCGCAACCTAACTTGCTCACGGCTGAccgaaacaaaaaaaaagtttgtaaagCAGCACTGCAGCAGCGATATCTCTAACCGTTCCGGAGATAGCTTTCTCAAAACCATGGCTAATTAATGACTACCTTATcagctactttatataaattacagaaTTACAACGATCTTATCaatcaatgttaattttaattattaacagttattattttttaaatttaattattacacaaGCTTGtgactgtttatatttaacgCGTATCGAATCATCTCTAGTAGCTACCTAACATATGTCATAGATTGTGCGATGCTGGATTAATCACGATGATTTGTTACCGTAACTACGCATAGTGCCGGATTAGCCATATAACAAGAGTAGCAAATGCTACGGGCTCGCGAATGTGGGGGCCCCGCCCTCCAACGtgctaatttaactttatcgtaataaaaaaatattacatatgagcgtaatatatcttgcttcacttccacttaaaaatctaaaactcgaTTTCGTCACGTCAAATCGTTGAAGATAAGTTGGTATTTTACAAACTTTCTGTCGTGatgttataatgtttaattataatcgatGTCTTTAGACCAGCATCTACCTTTCAAGtggcaagttttttttataagaacttCTTTATCATCTCACTTTGTTGAGAGCATGATTTGCTCTAtattcaacaaaaatatttattcgtaacggttttgttttattcaatatcctAAACTTGTGAAACTAAAGCAAACCAAGGGCCTCTTAATAGAATTTGCTGCAGGCCCCGCGCTAGCTTAATCCGGCACtggacccagacctaaaaaggttgtagcgtcactgatttattcattttataccACTGATTGTTGCATTTTTCATGTTTGTACATGAGTGAAGTATTTAGTAATTGTATGTAGTAATTAAGTAGcctcataaattttaaataagcgaTTAATATTCCGTCAAACTCATTGTTACCATAAACAATATCtatttggtatttatttataagagcgcttgtggttttaattagtatttccATTACAGGAACTTTATAGATGATACCAATGTATACCAAATGCGTATCAATCCATAAATATTCGCATTTATTGTAAGTGTACATCTAAATCTTTTACTTAGCTTCCTACTTCAAGGATAGGAGTTTTTCGTTTACGAAAAATATAGCTAGCAAGGCTACAATCAAGaaccaataaaaaattggtttcttGCGAAATGTATTTCACAAAAGTGTGCTCGTGGTGTTGTGAGACACTGTTTGTTTTCAAAAATTGCGTGAGTGAGTCTTGGGTGTTCTTGCAGTTGTCGCCGAGGTCCCCATTCTAATATATcccatatatatattctattttcgttaaattgtttatttcattttcgaGTTTTTTCTTCAATCTGCGACGCGCGCACCATTGATCCAAAACGGGCAGTCTTGCCATATAAGGATGGGagtttgaaaatattgtaa contains the following coding sequences:
- the LOC123718302 gene encoding uncharacterized protein LOC123718302 isoform X2 — translated: MVTELQDLLQSGGFTLRKWASNEPRILKEISEKINRDQNQQIFTFKGDLISKTLGVYWNPKEDCFMFQSSFDFSNKTTKRALLSDISKLFDPLGWLAPAITAMKIIFQEVWKQNIKWDDQIPTSILKKWKQFKEEIELSISKIRIPRWLQTSPDSTLELHGFCDASNKAYAAVIYCRINNKVSLVAAKTKLVPVKGKISIPRGELCGAVLLTKLFNKVKACLGYNKIKCYGWTDSMVTLGWIQGQPEKWKPFVSNRVKQIVQDMPSNTWRYVKSEENPADCASRGISVKQLEMHSLWWNGPSWLPLYRNDKETQSYFTKEEEKNQYLVNIVQGTDNTVKGIIQNCSSFSRAIRIVAWILRLLPRNKDKRERYLTLAEVKEAKRKIIRNVQEDDFFYEIEKLRRKESINKSTLIALNPYLGQDGLLRVGGRLRNAFISKDMQHPIIISHTGRLTDLIIDQAHKLTFHGGPRLTLSLIRQKYWIVGGNRAVKRQLRLCVTCVKNNPRMQYQIMGDLPEARCNPARPFKHTGVDFTGYILIKSSKGRGIKCTKGYIAVFICMATKAVHLEVVSDLTTSAFLAALKRMAARRGTPEHIYSDNGTNFIGANRVLDSGYDELKRVFAEEQFATTITDMEINWHFNAPAWPSAGGLWEAAVKSLKAHTKKKIRRILIF
- the LOC123718302 gene encoding uncharacterized protein LOC123718302 isoform X1; the protein is MGRVVELHPGTDNIVRVVSLKTKNGVIKRPIVKLSPLPVQNSSKEAAENESNISAKPRPILRKGLGNVLAIMLSFIFFLTYVSATHPENYNISTFNNNKGLYLDKISNMQLIQEKWRIVVYYDMKPYWEGEKAFEQYYKTLQGMCSALDEKTHCEITMNQLRHSFEELKYYDQVLLTQHPGTRSKRRRRGLINGVGYAAHSLFGVLDESFAEQYQKDISLVKENEQHLANLWKNQTSVLEAEYNLMKRSEEENYNLRKLINRHANEVKKAITTQVTEINRLERITQFTLDSISATNVLANLRNMQEYLIDTITDIYHGRFNFHLISSEQLRRELNIISNHISTDLSLPINNSQKQFGNIYKFLRVKARMLYEQLILEISVPLVSRDDFEIYNVISVPYKSDALTMVKIVPISDLVAINKEKNSYIQMSENELLSSCDYYSDIYYCNLPKLFYNMKPEDSLCKTGMKKQCQVEKMPCDNEWIDLNKKNTYLYFCCDRCPLHIMCGDQISAEQLNTTGLISIGHGCMLRNKKGVIYAHNEYQNVLKTGPMVYSPYMDSINNMINVSLSSDVIENSKNNYTINSLDKIGTDLEDMRKEAPIISSVTFHDVHQYIALYSILGIFVVVGAILLLRRFRRAGTVAPVQQIPSGQATIPIQKTIDGQQETSIAALAAAVAASLAMGSTEPTRDRTPIGLSVSDSAVDWCRKC